The sequence below is a genomic window from Thiomonas sp. FB-Cd.
ACGCCGCCGTGCCTCCGACCAGGCACAGTGCGAGCACAAAGCGCATGGCGTGGATCACCCAACCCGAAGGAACGCGTGTGAAATTCGACATCGCTTTTCTTAAGAATTGGTTGCAAGCTCATCGAGCGCTGTTGCCGATGGCGAGGACGTCGGGGAGAGGCTCGCATCCAGCACTTCGCGCGCATCGAACACGAAACAGCCACCGGTGTAGTGCGCAGCACCGACTTGCTCGAAATACTTGAGAATGCCGCCATCGAGCTGGTAGACGCGCTCGAAACCCGCTTCCTGCATCAGCAAGGCTGCCTTCTCGCAACGGATGCCGCCCGTGCAGTAGGTCACCACGGTGTGACCGGCGAAACGCTCCGCCTGCGCCTCCACTGCCGGGGCGAAGTCGCTGAAGCGATGAATGCGGAAATCCACGCAAGCGTCAAACCCGCCGAGGTCGCGTTCAAAGGCATTTCGCGTGTCGAGCATCACCACTGGGCGCCCCTCATCGTCCTGCCCCGCGCCTAACCAGCGCTTCAGGGTCTCGGGTGCCACG
It includes:
- a CDS encoding sulfurtransferase, which translates into the protein MLATRNPITDSEAPPVLNVSAYKFVALDDLPALRERIAQRCNALQLRGTVLLASEGINLFLAGGSASVRAMVAELRADARFADLTPKESWSAAPPFRRMKVKIKREIITLNRPQIRPASSHRAPAVAPETLKRWLGAGQDDEGRPVVMLDTRNAFERDLGGFDACVDFRIHRFSDFAPAVEAQAERFAGHTVVTYCTGGIRCEKAALLMQEAGFERVYQLDGGILKYFEQVGAAHYTGGCFVFDAREVLDASLSPTSSPSATALDELATNS